aactatgacaaaggtttgaaataaatttgaattatgtttatgtaataCGTTTAATTGGGATACCACATAAAGGGGACAAACGCTTAATGAGGACATTAATGACAGTATGTAatgtattgtatgtaaaattattcAGTTGATTTGGACAACAGAATTTGATAATGGGGATGAATAGATCACCGCCCGATGTGTCCCAATTAAGCggattcaattatttatattataataattttgtaaatttaataagccatttaaattgaaactactaaaattacctataaaataatatataatatctacctaccagtttcttgaaaaaattaaaatatgaatatttttatagtatttatttgttgtgttaCATAGAGATTACTTTAAATGAGAACCATAACAATAGTTTATCTGAATTTAATGACGATGAAGAAAATTATGACACTAACTCAATCATAGAAAGTGAATTATCATCTGAAGATGAAGCAATTGATGATGATGAAGATAATTCTAGGCAAGGGAAAAGTTTGTGTACAGAAGAACCTCTTACTGAAGATGAAACAGAGGtttgtataaatatgttactttctttattcaatatttctattaatttttttttgttaatttcagAAAGGTAAtgacaacttaaaaaataattagaatgtAACAAgtaagttcattatttttaatcataataatattatagacactgaagacaaattaaaaagaaatatagttaaaacattCATTGATGATGAAGCAGAGTCGTCTGAATTAGATTGTAGTTCAGATGATGAAGACAATCggtctaataattttaataatgaatcagGAGATGAAGAAGGTAATACAAATatctaatgaaaaaataaaaaaatttaacaactttattgttttgtaaaatattatttttcttttagactGTGATAtagaattttctaaaaataagaaACGTAGATTAGTTTTATTATCAGAAAGCAGTGATGATGACATGGACACTAGAGATGAAAATCATTCAAacacagaaattaaattaataccaaATTTATCACCTTTATTTAATGATTCTGAAGCTATTGCCTCTACACAACAACTGATGGGTTTTTGTTCTGGACAATTCCAATCCCAACAATTGGATGCTAAGGTTTTATatacaacttatattttttatgtcactagataaatatattatattttatatttacaggaAGGTTATAGTCAAGAAGTAGATGATTTTGAAgataattttgattctgaagTGTAAGTCAAATATTTatgacttattttttaaatatattatccgagtaatatttattgttttagaacACAAAACGGCGCTGATAGTATTTTAAATGAAGATGATGCTGATGATAATGTATCTCTCAAACTAGTTTCAGCTAAAGACTTTTTTGTTGATGAAGcgtaagttaaatatttatgacttattttttaaatataatatgtgaataatatttattgttttagttcACAAAACGACGCTGACAGTATTACAAATGAAGTTGATGCTAATGATGATGCGTCTCTTAAACTGGTTTCAGCTAAAGACTATTTTGATGATGAAGcgtaagttaaatatttatgaattatttttcaaacataatatgtgggtaatatttattgttgtagTACACAAAACGACACTGACAGTATTACAAATTCTCTCAAACTAGTTTCAGCCAAAGACTATTTTAATGATGAAGTGTAcgttaaatatttatgacttatttttaaatataatatgtgaataatatttattgttttagttcACAAAACGACGCTGACAGTATTACAAATGAAGATGATGATGTATCTCTCAAACTAGTTTCAGCTAAAGACTATTTTGATGATGAAGTGTAcgttaaatatttatgacttatttttaaatataatatgtgaataatatttattgttttagttcACAAAACGACGCTAACAGTATTACAAATGAAGACGATGCTGATGATGATAATGTGTCTCTCAAACTAGTTTCAGCTAAAGACTTTTTTGATGATGAAGCTGAGTTATCTGAATCAGACTGGAGTTCTGATGATGAAGATAGATTAGTTGGTTTAAATGACAAATTAGAAGAAGAAGAAGGTGACAAGGATAAGCTAgatgaaaatattgttaaagaTGGATTAGACAAGATATATATGTATGGTTATAAATGTAATCATTTGGGCTTAAACTaatgtttttaaactaaatttaggCGCCAACTTTTGGACGATGATAAGCAGCAAGTAACTGCACTCAAAGAAATGCTTCTTGAAGATGGTGAATTATATTCAGAATCTAACCGAAAAAGAAAATTTCAATGGGATGATGCTggttagattttaatttagtaatatgttttctttattcataatatttttgtttcctATACAGATCAAAATGATGTAAAAAGACCATTATTCTCAGACAATGAAGATGATAATGAAGATGATGTATTAAGTGATGATGACAAAACGGAACAGTGGAGACATGAACGTTTCAAGCGTGAATCTTATTTATTAgaagtaacaatatattattatatatctaaatattaaaatatacaggtTGGAACAGAAAGAACTGACAATATTTCAAAGAAatgtttcttttatataatttataaacactcactatatttatagtatataattttttttaaatttgattctaATCGTTTTAgacaatttgtatattataagaacaattttgatggtaaaaacatttatctaagttaagtaatttattttttagaatttttttaaaatattaataatttttttggagtaaattcatttaaaacgtaataatttttttcaaaattatatttttgggaATGACATGAATATATTTCttagattatatattatccATATAATGTTCACAATTTTTATCACACGTTTAACTAGCttcaattacttttattttatttttgtcagaTTTTTCTGTTACACTGAATTTACTGAATTTATCACGATGATCTGACATATTCaaatgtatgttaaatttaaaattctaagatCTTCCTGGTACACCTTGTATATCAACACATTACAGTTTTATCCGTTTTACAAGTAAGACATTCGATTATCGTATGTTGTGCACTTGTCCATCAGGTCACATCCGAATAGTCACATCAGGTTTATTGTAATAGATTTGTTACATGTTATATTTGCCTGTCTGGAATTAATCAAAATACTGCTTTGATAACTTGTACTGGctgtaataaaaatacagttcATAGTATTTCTAACTAAATTTCCAAAAtactttgagtcatttcaataaggattgtaattttataatattaattcaacttaccggctactaGTGGTGGGCATATCCGGATTTCAAAAATCCGAATTATTCGGATTTGTCAAATCCGGATTTAGAAAATCCGGATTTCACGGATTATCCGGAGTATCCGGATTATTCAACTCGATTTTGCTGTTCAATgactcatttttatataataataatattttaattctataatataattttcagacaTGGGTATACAACATTTTGAACGCATTTTAAGTACTAGTGATGTTTTGCGCTTAgctgtaataaaaacaattacttaattatgtaaatggttttattgaaatttttaagcacatttttatttgtaaaaattaattattatttttttatactaaaaaaaaaaaaatgtgaaataatgtaacataacattttatataataattattaaataatatctaacaaaaatcaaaataacaaaataaatactttataacatagcaaaaattatatttaatctcactaggtaaataatatatattaataattcaacaataattCATACAAAACAGTAAACAGTAACAGTAAACATATTCAtgcatattacttaaattatttttttttaattaaaaattattattttgttttaaaaaaactaaggCTGACAAATGGCATGGTGTAATTATATTTTGGGGATAATATATTACCGGCTGTTGAAAAAACTCTTTCTGATGAAGCAGAAGATgctggtatacataatatttgtttagctAATACGGCTAACGTTGGATAAATGTTTTCATGATCTTTCCACCATGCACATGGATCTgcattatgatttatttgaaattccGCCATATACCTTGAAAACTCGTCAGTATCATTATTTGGTTCTTCTTCAAGTAATTCATCAAGTGCTGTGcgtttttatgtaggtatacgtacATCAGTATTTCTGCTTAACAAAACCATTTTTGAACGTACTATTTGtttaatacgatttttaatattttcggaAGATTCAAATGACATATTTTTGTATCTAGGATCAAGTATGCTAGCCATTTGAGTGATACTAATTTCTCTTTCGCAATCGTTGTCAACATCAATTTGTACAGAAAAACGTGTTGATAATTCGTGAATAATGGTCTCTTTGAATAGAGTTGAAAACCTACTATCTAGATTATTGggtttataatgttttacaatAAGACTTTTAACAATTGGTAAAACCTGAAAATAAACACaacaattttatgatatttacaaaataataattattgttgaatattaattatacttataatttttaatcaacttACCATTGATATAGTGACATTTTGATCAGCACATAAAACTGTTGTTGCTGTTTTTAATGGTTTCAATAAAGTAACAAGTATTTCTATTTTTTCCCAGTCTTCTTCTAGTAATTCTTGATCTTTCGCGATCTTACTATTAAAAAGTGTCCGATCAGACATAATGACAACTACAGCTGAACGAAGTTCCAACAATCGTTCTAACATATCTAGAGTAGAATTCCAACGTGTAGGGCAACTTTGTACAAGATTAAGTTTTTTGCACTCTTTCTcagctaaataattttctaaggCATATGTTCTTTTAGAAGATTGTCGAAAACTAGCAACAATTTTTGATGCGGTTTTTAATAAAGGACGACATGTAtttaaatctaaacattttttcacaGCTAATTGTAGTGTATGAGCAGCACAACGATTTGAATAAATATCTTGATCGTAAAATAGTTTTACAGCATTTGAAATGTTTGCAGCATTATCATGACTAATTcccgttattttattatttaaattccaaGACTCAATAACATTCATAATACtgtcttttaaattttcagccGTATGACTTTCTTGTATTTCTTCAATTGAAAGAGTTACACTATACAATTTCCaattatcatcaaaataatgagcagtaaatgttaaatatgaatCAATTGCTGTTGATGTCTAACCATCAGttgttaaagaaatataattaatgttttctatGATATTTCTGATACTTTGTGAtttatctatatacattttttcaatacgTGTAGTAATGCATTTTCGCGATGGAATAGTATAAAGTGGCTCAATTGTTGAAATTAATGAACGAAAACCTTTATTTTCAACTGTACTAAATGGTAACATATCAACAATTATCATTTTGCAAATACTTTGCGTAATAATTTCACATCGATTTTTATCTAATGGTCTTGAATTTCTTTTACAAATGTTATCGTTATGGTAGTGCTTTTTACGTTTCAAAGCAGGGCTGATTGTTGATGAGGAAGTTGACTGAGAAGAAATGAAAGTTGAAGATGTTGAAGCTATTTGTTCATTATCGCTATTGCTCTCATTACTATCAATTtctctacaaaaaaatattttgggatTTTTAATCTAgtgtaataacaattattcaataattaaaattaaataaataatgggaGCGTCGCAAGACGTACCGTAAAAGTGAGAACTATATTTTCAGGTTAGATATTATGATGACATGGTATgataaatgcaaaatattattacaatataacaatcaaatatacatatatgtcatcttaaaattaattattttctactaaTACAATGGTAACACTTTCAATAGCTCGTGCAGGTTCtacattaacttttaatttataaattatcacatAAATATTGACTATTTTCTTCGGGTTCAACAGCAACGCTTTCAATATTTGGTACAAGTTTAacatcaattttattatcatttacggGTTCAAtcgtaatattttgtcaattttctAGTGAAATTGATGAAACAATGGGCTTATgataactataatacaatataaatgtttttgattcaaGAGTATCGATAAATCCAGAGAAAACTGCATATAATGTAGTGCCATATCTTGTTGTAGATTGCAAgggatcattattcattgtcatattattagattaccttgttttattaaaaatcagtATACTGAcggcagcagtatattattatcaggtaggcaatctatctgcggtagatcgcggaccccgtacTGTTTGTAcctaagtgtatgatttaactgtaaagtatcaaagttttaccaagtttgttatttttacttaattccgcCTAAGttggattaatataattaaataatacaaaatcctaaactaacctaaccgtactaaaatacaatgaaaaaaaccaaatttaacactctttaaattagcctatcttcttaccagaggtctaatctacgcacagacattcatttatatacataaatatgtatattgacaaaaaataataatagaaatcaaCAAACGTGCcagattaaccaatagcaaccaattatatatttatttacgcgGACGTTCAACGAAATAGGTCCCCAATTAAGCGCATATAGCACATATTATAGCGCAATAAAGTTCTcactttaataactaattaaagcATAAACAGTGTAGTATTAATAACATGCTTACCCTGTATGTTCTTTAGCGTGCTGTTCTTCATTAATTTCGTTTGCAGTGGGATTATGCCACCGATTATAATGCGACCATAAAATAGATGTAGAtcccatattttttaaaacgtcgTTGCATACAGAACATATAgcagttttatttgaaaaaaattccaaattttaCTTGGAGGCATTATAGTACAATTATTCAATGTTAACACGTTTGATGCAACAGAAATACTATTCCTACAAATATGTCTCCACTCTCCACTTGATATTTTTCGATAATTCTTATTTGATAATTGTAAAAGAACATGTCCGAGTAAACAATTATAtcgataacaattattgttgtaagataaatttaacttatcttCAAAAAACCTTTTTCAATAACCATCCGAAGGTTATTCAGTAAAGATTAATTAATTGGGTATACAcactatatactatacttatctatttgaaatgtatacatttcGAACGATTTTTATGATACGaactttgatataatataacattttgttaaattttcattataataaaataatttattttaccatacattaaaaatatttgtaagtctGAAGTCACATAAAAAAGCAAATCCATAAATCCGGATAATTCGGGAAATCCGGATAAGAATTTGATTCAAATCCGGATTTGGATATCCGGATATTCGGATAATTCAGATATTCGGATTTCATGCCCATCCCTACCGGCtgccatattaataataactaataagtaataacaatataaatttagtataaaatattaatgaccGACAAATCATCTTCtctcaaaatcatttttcctattttatcattgaatttaaatttaacaccatccattgcagtgacttgtaacctactgtacagcagaacaacACCCACATACccgattttttaataattaattttgaaaaaaaaatattttgtttcaacgACTGATTCAATATCCatgctttaataaaaaaaaaaaaataactcggatcagtagatttataatattaatttactgatAAAACAGTTGTAcacttacatatatttataatgtatagtgtatattatatttttatctttattttttccagaaaaataaatactctGATGAGGAAGAAAGCGATGaagaatcaaataatattttacagacaTCTATATCAGTTGTGAAAAAAACCCATGTAGTATGTtttgtatactaaatatttatacccTTGTTTTATATCTCCATACAAGATAGGCCACCATTATTTCTAGTTTTCAATGATATTTAGTAATGTGGCCCACCTTGTATATATACAAACGAATgaatcaataatacatttatttcaattttaatatcataGGTGAAGTATAAAAATGGCAAAAGTAAGCTAATATCAAAAACATCcgatagtgaaaaaaaaaatgaatcatcggaaataaatgaaaatactgaTGAAACTGATCCAAATAGTCAAACTTTAAGTACAAATTCAACtgatacaattaaaacaaataaaataacaaccaATGATTTTGCTGACCTCCAACTTGTGAACATAATCACATCAAAAGTAAGATATgttcattaatgataattaatgtatacaatttaaaatagtgcagtgtaacaatataataatatacttagtcttttacctatattatattagtttcaaTATCTGTTTtgaataaatcattaatattttccagcataacaaatgtataaaagGATCATTCATGAAACGGACTGGTGACAAGTTGACTAATACATTGTTGttcgtaaataaaaaaacaactaataatGATGGCCCAAACCCTAAAAAGTATGAAGAAAAGAGAGAAATGAAGTCATTGAGTACAATCACAGCCACTGCTACCAGTAATCCATTTGCGTATTTGATGagaaatgacaaaaaaaatgaaattggtgTTGATTTAATGgtctgtattatttatttactgtacttaagtaatttaaattgttgaatgTTATTGTTTACCATgttggtataatactataatataccaacaattttacttttaaaatattatttctaagttcatatattttataatttaggtaaaggtaactgttattattatatgtactttGATATtcagtaggtcactgtaatggttgTGTTAAaggaaaatgcaataataaatcattatatataatgaaaaactaCTCTGAGTAGAGATGGTCTAACTTTTTAACTGTTTTGTAATAATGGTTGTTTaataactgtattaattataatattaaaactttgcaaaatttaaattattttaaccctTTATATGTCTCTGGTAGCTATATTTACCagacagttttatttttctgctGATGagttattggtatattattttaccactTGATGTAACGGGAAATATAATGTCATACAAGTGGTAAGCCTGTACGCAAACGTTATTGTTATCAGTAATCGCGTTAACATATCAAagtggtaaattattataccactgcacacttatttttattactataattttaccacactcaaaaaatttattaaaatatacatgtatgtGATTCTGGAAAAAAATTTGGGCTCAAACAAAGCCTTATGCCCTATAGTAATTTAGTAATTGAAAATATCTACTTTTGAACCCCACATTATCTACCGCAAACAACCCTCAAAGTATTTtatcagagcattttttcttCAAGAAAAAACGAGAAAACACCCATTCATTGTAAAACAAgagtatactattatgtatattgtatagctgTGCTgaaaaccttaaaaataataaataaatcatcctACAAACGAcaatttggttaaaaattacttttttactttGCAGAAAATAGAGAAAACAGATAATACTATCAATCTTAGTAAAACATCTATGAGTGTTAAAACAACCTCACAGCTTCATCAAGAGAAAATTCAACAAACAGCCAAACTCAACAAATCAACCAACAGCATATTGAAACAATTTGAATAATGaacatgtaatttatatttatgtattcagACAGTAACAGGCTAAGATAGTActttaatcttaaattttgtatataatcatgtttatttatgtttttattatttcaagataatttaaatttattaaactacACCAAAATGTTTTACAAAACTAAGTACacttaatttgtaattatatttaatatcattaataaattaaaattatttatgtttataaaatttaaattttgttgtttaagttgaaaatatattatcaacttAAGTAAAAAAACTGTCAAATCTAAACAATACAGTTTGATTAGAAACAAGTGtagcaataatttaaaactgtaaaaatgtcTTGTTTGTTTTTCACCCAGAACATAATTACCTcacagatatatacaataaaaaaactttatttaatttaatataatatttataattgattattttaccaAAACTACAAATGACAGTGTTTGCCGAATTAACAATATGAACAGTTAAAGTACttgaaatactaaaatatattattctaacattttttttttttcataagccttatttatttttgttaaacaatttaataacaattaactgTTATTGATTCCAAAGATGGactttttaataacataacaatttaacagacaaaaaatatatcatttgaaACAGGACTATATACTTGTtatgaaaacattaattgttcATACAAGTGCTTCCTTGAATTCTAATTTATACCAATGGCCACAATAACAACGTTTTGGTTCTCCAGAATATAGCCACATCCATTTGACATGAGATGCGTCTTCTTCACAAACACAGCCAATAATTCTTGCTTCAAAGGCAGATGGAACTAAAGTGGGTTTATCACAGGTACCCACGCCACGTTTTATAGCTTTCAAATTGTATGGATCCTataaaagaattataatatatgatattgatattataggaATGTATGGCATAACAAATAATTTGAGGatatttttaagcataatataatgtattctaaacaaaatatgcatgttttaaaaaatattgctttcattaaagaagttttttttaaagataatttatgCGATGAActctgaaattattttttaattttaacgacttttttttttttataagtaaatatacagTGGCATAACCAGAGGTCCACAAGAGCCataatttagataggtacttaaaaatatatgcacAATGTACTTGTTTCTGATTTCATTAGCCCCTCAATTACCTCAATTCTACCCTAAATGAGTATATTacccaacaataaaatattgcttACTATTTTAAACTTTACAAAACATCACAGATATATTCTAActgaattaaattgttttgttgtttaaaaagaaatacaattacattatttttttgtttaagaaataaaatggctgcttttaaatgtttaagaagtatttataagtataaaatatgaaactattttatttaaaacaaattttatagaaattagtTATATTCATTTGTGTATTAGATTGGtacaatgataattattttttaatttgaatccaatataatattatataaacaaaattaaacttacaataaactttttttttttatagcattgattcaattttagtaaatagcaataatatatttgttgcaacaataataggtaataaaaacattttacaatttgaaaCTGTTTACAAAAATGTAGCATCccctaaaatgtatatttgttttaggGGAGCAGTTATTATTAACGAATTTAAtgcataaaagaaaataatgtttgtttcatgtttaatttatataactgtATTAAGAAAAAGTAATGTGCAATAAAAGTTGAATGGATTATTATGTAaagtaactaaaatttaaatactaaatagatcTAGGTATTTTAACtcttaaaaaaagattttaacaGATTATTTGGTACTCCATATACCTTACacacataattttttaagaaatatttcatgatttaaacaaacaaaagcTTTTTGCACATCTACGAATAATACCCATTGTCCATTATGTACTTTgaaattgttatcaatatttttaaaacaaagttatCAACCACAAGAGTTATGTTCTGTAGAGATTACTTTTGAAACCAAATTGTTTATTAGAGAAAAAAGACTTTCAAGCATTTcagacattaataaataaatattttgataatttccaATTAACGTATGATGtatcttctttttttaataatggtaaCTCTTTACAATTTAatggtaaatttttaaatgcaataaaataaatttatgttaattGACAAACATGTAATTTTGGGTTTGTCCCCTCCCCTACATTCATAAATTCTAACTATGCCAtggtaagtaggtatttttaagagttgattacattttaagttaactTTTTAAATCACACGTGTATTTTGATTGACTTTGAATATTACAgacatttttttcaagttaaaaatctttttaaagtacagaaaataattttactatttattaaatgatgatatataataagataacaaaaaaaaatgttaaactatACGCTTAAATAAACTTACATCATTTCCAGCTAGACGCAATagcatttcttttttttcaataccggtAGCTAAATCCAAAGGATCGGGAAATCCTGAAATAgaaatagtacaaaaaaatgaaaaacaccatgattaaagtattattttagttattttcaaGTGCCTACAAttgaatatgtttaaataaaataatatatttttctagttatattgggtacctaacctaacgttttttttttagtttataaccAACAGTGCCACGGAAATTACTTTTGCTTTCCATGACCGCGAAGCCgtcattgtttattaaatttaaataaatgttacattttattaatttaattaacctaacctaacctacatacACAAATTTTTAGTTACTTTTTATAGTTTCAAGACATGTACATGAAAGGTAaagatctaaaaaatataacctaGCCCCTTGGTAAGTTTTACCCAAATGTTTAATTACTCCAGAAAACTACATGGGAATTATATTCAATGATGTCATGTATTGTCTTCGCTGACAGCCAACAAATCAGTAATACCTaatgaaactaaaaaatatgatttattttttagattctgcgcggagcgaggaagctggt
This genomic window from Metopolophium dirhodum isolate CAU chromosome 1, ASM1992520v1, whole genome shotgun sequence contains:
- the LOC132935884 gene encoding protein PFC0760c-like; the encoded protein is MKSSNNSKTNIDDISRETQRLISDSHVRLPYHKPKQKSLKDFLNRQKQATEYHVSITGSKKLLHKAWELIENKEQTVEKFYNEESVQEENNEEVALDNSNTQAENNFSLNDKNYDKEITLNENHNNSLSEFNDDEENYDTNSIIESELSSEDEAIDDDEDNSRQGKSLCTEEPLTEDETEKDTEDKLKRNIVKTFIDDEAESSELDCSSDDEDNRSNNFNNESGDEEDCDIEFSKNKKRRLVLLSESSDDDMDTRDENHSNTEIKLIPNLSPLFNDSEAIASTQQLMGFCSGQFQSQQLDAKEGYSQEVDDFEDNFDSEVTQNGADSILNEDDADDNVSLKLVSAKDFFVDEASQNDADSITNEVDANDDASLKLVSAKDYFDDEATQNDTDSITNSLKLVSAKDYFNDEVSQNDADSITNEDDDVSLKLVSAKDYFDDEVSQNDANSITNEDDADDDNVSLKLVSAKDFFDDEAELSESDWSSDDEDRLVGLNDKLEEEEGDKDKLDENIVKDGLDKIYMRQLLDDDKQQVTALKEMLLEDGELYSESNRKRKFQWDDADQNDVKRPLFSDNEDDNEDDVLSDDDKTEQWRHERFKRESYLLEKNKYSDEEESDEESNNILQTSISVVKKTHVVKYKNGKSKLISKTSDSEKKNESSEINENTDETDPNSQTLSTNSTDTIKTNKITTNDFADLQLVNIITSKHNKCIKGSFMKRTGDKLTNTLLFVNKKTTNNDGPNPKKYEEKREMKSLSTITATATSNPFAYLMRNDKKNEIGVDLMKIEKTDNTINLSKTSMSVKTTSQLHQEKIQQTAKLNKSTNSILKQFE
- the LOC132935883 gene encoding cytochrome c oxidase subunit 5B, mitochondrial-like, whose protein sequence is MNSKFLAMSSKIIFRNPSRMFAASSAKFTKVNDEGFPDPLDLATGIEKKEMLLRLAGNDDPYNLKAIKRGVGTCDKPTLVPSAFEARIIGCVCEEDASHVKWMWLYSGEPKRCYCGHWYKLEFKEALV